The Candidatus Parvarchaeota archaeon region TGCCTTCGTCAGTGTACGAGCCGTCCGAAGACTCAACAATGCTTGCAATATACTCAAAAAAAACTTCCGGCAAGGTCCTCGACGTTGGCTGCGGCTGTGGAATACAGGCAATCGCGTGCGCAAAGGCAAATCCAAATTCTAAAGTCATCGGAGTTGACATTAACCCAGACGCGGTTTTTGCCTCAAGGCGCAATGCGGAAAACAACAACGTGAAAAACTGCGAGTTTTTCATCTCAGACATGTTTTATGCACTTTCTGGCTCTACGTTTGACTGGATTATATTCAACCCGCCATACCTGCCAACCCAGCGAAGCGAGAAGATTAAAGGAGCCCTAAATCTTGCGGTTGACGGCGGGCTGGATGGCAGGAAGGTAATCGACAGGTTCCTGGGCCTTTTCCATCCGCATCTCAACAAAGGCGGCAGGCTTCTGATGCTTGACTCAAGCCTTGACAACACGCAACTGACCGTCAGCGCGCTTCAAAGGCTTGGCATGCAAGTCAGGGTG contains the following coding sequences:
- a CDS encoding methyltransferase is translated as PSSVYEPSEDSTMLAIYSKKTSGKVLDVGCGCGIQAIACAKANPNSKVIGVDINPDAVFASRRNAENNNVKNCEFFISDMFYALSGSTFDWIIFNPPYLPTQRSEKIKGALNLAVDGGLDGRKVIDRFLGLFHPHLNKGGRLLMLDSSLDNTQLTVSALQRLGMQVRVLQKLSVFFETLSVLEATKP